The nucleotide window GTTTTGGCCCCGGAATCACTCCGTCGGTGCTCTCCGGTTTGAGCACCATCGGTACCTTGGCAACCGAGTAACATGTGAAAAAGCTCACGAATGGACGACAAGTGGACAGTGTTGTTCATGATTGTACACTCGGCAGTGCAGTGGACCTAAGACGCTATTCGCGCAGAGCGCAACAACTAGGAGCATTGAGGGTTATCCTAGCACTCGCGATCGCAGCTCTTGCGATAGTAATGCATGCCCCCTCCGCCGAAGCGCAATCTGGCCCAGATGAATGGGGTCGCACAAAGAATGCCCTCCCCGGCGCTTGGCGTTTTTCGGCACCCACGCCTGGCATCCGCGGCTTAAGTTTTTTCGGATCGGCAGGCTTTGGGTACACAGAGCAGGTTCTCAAGCAGAACGATACGCACTACAGACTGTCCGGCAACGCCGCGGCAAGTGTAACGCCTTTGGATTGGCTGGGTTTTGCACTCAAGTTGGACGGTCGCATGGACTTTCATTCAAGTGACAGCGGATCTGCACAAATTGGGATGGGTGAAATGCGCTTTGTATCGCGCGCAGGCACAGCACTTGGCTTGGGATTTGCAACTGGGATTGAAGCAAGTGTTTGGCTGCCCGGAGGTGAAGCACCTTCGCTGGAGTTTGACGCGACGACCCTCGACGCTCTTTGGTCGGGAAGTTACCGCGTGCAAGAGATACCGCTTACGCTCGGAGTCAATGCAGGGTTTCGTTTGGACAACAGCGCCAACTCGCTTTCCGATCCTCAATCTCTGCTGCCTGCTAACCGACTCACCCGAAGTCTAAGCAAGTCGAACGCAGCGCTGTTTACTGTTGCCGCAAACTATGTTGCAGGCCCCATCGAAGTTCTCGCGGAATGGACGTGGGATCTGCTTGTTGGATCCGATGCTCCCCCTATCTCGGCCTCGCCCATGCGCATTGCAGGGGGCGCTCGCTGGAATCCCTCAAAAAAATACCGCTAACGATTGCTGCGATCGCCGAGATTGGTCTAAGCGCACGCTTTATAGTAACGCAAGATCAGCCGCTTGCTCCGGTCGAGCCCCTTGTCAGCGGATTTCTCACTCTCGGGTACCTGATTCCCTTTGACAAGCCGAAGGCCCCTCCAGCGAAGTCGCAAGAGCCACCGCAGGAGACGCCAGTTGTCACATCACCACCGGCGTCACCTTTTGGATCCATTGCAGGCGATATATCTGGCGAACAAGGAAAGCCCGTGGTTCAGGCCAGGGTCTCGATAGCAGGTCATGCAGACATCGTCACGGACAACAAGGGGCATTTTTTCATTGAAGGTCTCAAGCCGGGCGTCTACGAGTTGGCGATTGAAGCACAAGGGTATGAAAAAACCGTTCGAACGATCGAGCTGCAAATTGGCAAAACGTCGTCGCTCACCGTTGGCCTGGTTGTTAAGCTTCCCACAGCGCAACTGCGAGGGCTCGTTCGCTCTTATGCTGGCGACGCACTCTTCGCTACCATAAGCATTGTTCCCGGCACACTCGAACTACAGACCAACGAAACGGGTGCTTTTGAGACCGACATTGAGCCAGGAGTCTACGACGTTTCTATCAAATGCGAAGGTTACCTTAAACAGACAAGGCGCATCAAAGTCGAGGAAGGTGGCGTAACAATCCTCAATATCGACATGCGCAAAGGTGCTCGAACGCGCAGCAAGCACGGACAAAACTAGCAAATGACCTGTTTGGTTAAAAACCAAACCAGCGAGGCTCTGTAGCGAAACGCGACGAAGACTCCCTTGGACTCCAAGGCCGAAGGCAGCCCACTGATCCAAAGAGGTCCCAACGGCCTTTGGTCAGAAGGCGGAGGTACTAGTCTTTTGGCTTTTGAAAGTTTGCTCAGTCCACAAGTGGCTGAACAACGCTACGCCAAAGCCATGGGGGCCATGGCCGGTTAAATTGTCTCTCAACTTTTTCCGGGCAAGTCCATCGGAAAACCCTTTGCGCATCCCCAATAAACAAAAAAGGGGCTGACCCCAAATTAGTAATCAGGCCAGGTTGTGCCAGCGGTTGGCGATATGCTGCAAGTTTTCTGAAATTATTCCGCAATTTCTTGGCACGACCTTTGCTTTGTTTTCTGACAAAGCCAAACACCAGGAGAGCTATGAAAAACCTATTCTTGAAGTTTCTAACCTTGCTGCTCGTTTTAGCAGCTTCGGGTTGCAGTGAATCGTCGATTAGCAAATCCGAGGCCCTTCTAAGCGGCGGCCGAAGCGACATCGGAGCTGATTTGTGCCGGACTGAACTTTGGTATGGTGATGGCGAGTGCGATAGCTTTTGTCCGCATCCAGATCGTGACTGCAGTGATAGCCCTGCGGCGAGCTGGATCTTGAGGCATGTGAAGCGTCAAAGTTTTGCGAACCGATGGCTCCCCAACCCCCGTGTGAAACTTCGCAAGGTCCCTGTCCAACGGTCATGGCAATTCCGCAGAATTGCAGGCCCATTGTCTTTGATTCACCCTGCTACGATATTGAGGATGAAACCGAGTGCACAGCGACGATGGCCTGTGAAACCGAAAGCGGCTATGCATGTCCCGATGGGCAGACCTGTCCGCCGGAGTCGCCTCTGCCTGCGCAGGATTCCGGAAGCGCACCGACCGGAAGTGGTACCGTTGAGCCCGGAGGTTTCGGAATCGTGTGTGTACCGGCTGAACCAATTTTGGTTGGAGAATGCGAAATACTTGAAACGCGAAGAGGCCTGCGCCGGTGCCGGATGTGTGCCCATCTTCAAACCAGCGCCGCCCGTAGCGTGTCCGGACATCCAAGGCGAAACGGAGCCGTGCCGAGATCCCGAACCCCCGACCTATCTGGGGTGCGCAACGCCAACGCAGCCCACTGAACCCACTCCGCCACGCCCGACATTGCTCAAGGCAGCTAAAAACAAAACGAAAGCAAAAAGGCTGTCTAGACCTAAAGAGGTGCCGTAAAAATGTGCTTGGTCCCTTTTAGACCGCCTTAGCTGCAGCACGTTTGCGCGCTACTACGCAAGGCTTCGAAGAAAACTTGAGATGTACTTTACCTTTCTTCGGGACCCTTTGCGCATCGATACGAGCAACAACGCATCAGAACGAGCGCTACGGCCGGCGGTGAGTTGGCGCAAACTTAGTTTTGGCTCGCGCGATGAGCACGGTAGATTATTTGTTCAAAGGACACTCACGGTCGTAAGCACGCTGAAGAAACAAAAACGAAGCTGTTTTGCCTTTATCAAACAGGCCTTGCTGGCCAGGCTCCATAATGGGTAGCGCCGTCGCTCCTTGCGAGCAAAGCTGGCTACCCGCTGCTCACACCGGCAGCTTTGATGTCTTGAAGCCAAAAGGGCAAGGCTGCCACGCGCAGTTTGCGCAGCGCAGCGAGCACCTCGTTTGAGCATGGAAGCCTTGCCCTTTTGGCAAGCTCACTGCGCAGCCACTGAGGTCCATCCACGCCCCCAGACTTACCCCACCATTTCTGAAAACACTGTATTTTCTTTAGTGTCACAACTTAGGGGGTGTCCATCTACCTATGACACTGACAGCACGGTTCACTATCGACCGAGGCTTATTGTCTCCATCCAAGGCGTTTGCAGGGCGAAATTTATTCGTTTTTTTTTGACCGCATTGTCGAGAGTGCTTGGCATCAATGTTGCTCTAGATGGATTGACTTATTTTTCTAACATGCCGCCGTGCTGCTTTGAATAAAGGAATCCATCGTGCAACAAGCGATTCTGCTTAAAACTCTTATTCTTCTAACGGCCTCTTCATTTCTCTTGGCCTGCAATTTTGTTTCATCCGAAGGACTCGACGAAGACCAATCCGGGCAAAACCTCGAATCCTTGGGAATCTACCAACTCTCATTCAGTAACGGTGAGTTTACGACCTATGCTGGCGGCATCGGAAGCAGTCCTTTAGGCGATGAAACCTATCACGAAACCATCGCCATTCAATTTGCACCCCTCGGGGAACAATGGACAGCCTGGCTTTCCCAAGACTTTACTTTCACGGCCTACAACAGTGCGACCTACTACTTTGACAGTTCACCCAATCCCGACGCTGCTGAGCTTCCACCTCGTATTGTAATGAATCCCGACACCGCGACTTGCAGCATGTATTCCTTTTTGCCGCTCTATGTTTTCGGGCCAGTCATAAACGGCGTACGGGTAAGAGACGATCGCTACAAGTTACTGCTACGGATTGAACCCACCGACCCCAACCGATGCGCCGACCTTTCTCAAAACCTTACAACCATGGATCTCGACGTACAGCTCACTGTATTCGATGACACGCTAAATAGCAGCAATGGAGTTTGGTACAGTCGCAGCACGATCCAACGCCACAAACTCGCTGAACTCTTCGTGCAAAACAACTCCTCTGAGGACTGTACAAACAGCATTCCGGAAAGCCTTGATGAGGGCGATTCATTTTGCGCAACACGTACGATCATTGACGTCGGCGAAGGCGACAGCAACTGTGTCAGTTTTGCGGTCACCGATGGAAAATTTGGATTGCCGGAAATCGAAGTCACCGTCACGCCAATCGAGCCGCACACCGAAAGCGGAAAGCTGTCTCGCGGCGAACACTATTCTGTCAGCACATCCTATGAATGCACACAGGGAGATTTATCTTGGCGTACATGCATCGGACATAACAAAGGCGCGCTGACCTCCGGCTATTGCTCTGCGAACGGCGATACCCAAGAAAGCCCCTATACGGCCTATTCGAACATGGTTATTCGCTCATGCAGCGGCGAGCCTAGAGACGGAACCGCCACCGTATGCATCAACCCCACTCCAGGCCTGTACTATCCTGGGTCCTACAAACTCCTCGTACGGATCAAGTAAGCCCAAAGCAACTAAATGCTTATTGACTGCCTTGCAGGAACATCTTGCGGGACACGCAAAGCATTGCGTTGCAGGATTTTCTGGACCAAAGCGTGTGACATTCCCAAAAAGGTGCCAACGACCTTTGGTAGCTTCCACAAGACTGAAGGTCCTTCAGTCTCCACTTTTTTGCCGTGCTTTTTCCGCATAAGAACTGATCGGCTGCCACCCAGATGAAGGCTACCTACATGGAGTCTTAAGTCATCAGCACGCATTAAGTTTCCTACCATTCAGCAACTGAAAACAGTTTACTTATGGATTTATTGGTTTTTCCCAGTGGAACGATTCTTGCTTGTTTTTATAAGCCATATGGCCAATTTCGATGGTTTAGCTGCCCTGAATCGTTTCTTTGCTTTTTTCATGCTTCTTTTGGCGATGGCTTCTGGATGCGTTCAGAGTCCCTCAGATATTGCGATGGATGGCGAACTGCAAAAGGACAAGCCTAAATCCAGTGATAAAATTTGCGAGCTGATTCAAGATACCATCGGATACCCGCTTTCACAGATCGACAGTTTTTTCCCTTTTGAAGGTGTCCAGGGACAGTGCGCAGCTCTTATAAACGGCGCCCCCAACGTCACCGTTTTGCCATTGGTCGAACTTGTCGCTCTAAACTCTACTGAAATCCAAACGACGCTTGAGCAACAGAGTAAAGCAGCGTGTGCAGTACTTCAGCAGACACTCAGTCTCTGCAAAGAGGGCAGCTATCAGCAGGGCTCTGAGCCCTTGGTGACACACAAGACAAGTTGCCACCCAAATGCAAACTTTCATTGCGATCGTTACCATCCCGATTTTGCCGAAATACTCGGCAATGCTGAGCTAAGCTTCACTGGCGGCCTAAAAACCACTGAAGACAGTTACTGTACCGGGCAAGTTGCCTATGAGACAGGATACTCCCAACAGATTCCCGCACAACCAGTCCAGTGGTCATGCAAAGGCGACGATGCTGAAACACTCATGCAAGCAATGGAACACACCGAAAGCATTTTTGCATGGACTGTGTGGCCACTCAGCAACATTACTGAATGTGAAGAATCTGAAGAAGACAGTGTTTTTTGCAATCAATGTAAGGTTGTCAAGGCTTTGCTCGAGTGTGTGCTACCCAACCTTGGTCCTTCAAAAGAGTGCACGATGCCTGGCCCCGAGAATACGTCCGGACGAAAGTATCAAAAGACTGGTGATTACTGCTACCGCATGACGCAACTTACGGGAGGGCTTGGAGCTTCGGCACACAGCGCCGGGCTCGCTTTTGATCTCAACAATCTTTCACATCCCTTAGCCAACCGTAACAATGGGAATATCTTTAGCCTTGGCGATCAAAAAGCGATGAACATTTTTCAAACAGCACAAGTTGATCTTCCCCCAGAATTTGTGTCCATCCTAGAAGGTTGCGGTTTTGAGTGGGGCGGACGAATGAACAGCGCTGAAGGGATCCCACTTGGATGCGATCCGATGCACTTTCAGCTCCCAGCCAACTAGATCCAACATCGATTCTAGTGCCCTGCCCAAAAGCGCCTACAGTATTGCGGACTGCTTTTCGGGAACATCTTGCAGGACACGCAAAGCATTGCGTTGCAGGATTTTCTGCACCAAAGCGTGTGTCATGCCTGCATCAAGTAAAGCTTGGGTAAGATGCGGCAACTTGCTTGCATCTTCTAAGCCTTGCGTGGGCCTGATGAAGCCATCCCAGTCAGAACCCAAGGCGGGCAAACTCTCTCCTCCAACTTTAATGATATGCTTGAGGTGTTCAACCACCGCCGGGATACCGTCTTGCCCAAGATAAGCAGGACAGAAAATCACTCCAACAGCGCCTCCGTTGTCCGCAACGGCTCGCAGTTGCTCATCGTCGATGTTACGCCACATCGAATGCACCCCGCTAACCGCGGTATGGGAAACGTACATGGGCTTTTGCGCGATAGAGCAGGCTTGCATAAAACCTTTTTTGTTAATGTGAGCCAAATCAACGATCACGCCTTGCTGCTCGCAACTCTCGATCACTGAACAGCCAAAATTGGTTAAGCCCTGCTCATGGTTGACACCAAAACCCATGGCGGGAAAACCACAAGCGTTGGCAGAAAAATGCAGCAGACCGAGATAACGGACTCCACGCGCCGCGAAATGCTCGAGCCTACTCAATGAACCCTCAAGACAATGTGCGCCTTCGATGCCCAAGAGCGCCGCAACGCCATGCTGGCTTTGTTTCAAAAAGGCCTCGGCGCTTGTCACAAGCTTGAGGCGACCGTCACTCCTATCGCAAGCCGCTCGAAGAAAATCGATCTGCTGATCGATTGCAGCACCAAGGTCTGCGTCAAGCACCGGCAACGAGACCAACCCAAAAAACTGAGCACCAAGCCCACCCTCTATTAACCGAGGCACATCCACGTGCCCTCCAAACCACGCATGCGGTAAAGGGGCTTTGTGCTTTTTGTTGAGATCATAGCCAACGAACTTCGTCCAAAGTAGCGGATCGGCATGTAAATCAATGGCCGGACACTCGGCATGGATTGTTTGAACTGCGTCACTGTGATGTGGGTAGCTTTTCATTTTTGCACTGCCGATAAACACGGGACCCTTTCGTTAGCTTAGCGTAAAAAAACCCTGTCTTTCGAATTAGAGCTTTTTAGCACTTTTTAGACGAAAAACAGCGATTGTACTCCCGAAAAAAGGCACTATACTGCCGAGCATGTCTTACCATGCCATGTTCAAATGCGTCGCTGGATGCGAAGG belongs to Myxococcales bacterium and includes:
- a CDS encoding carboxypeptidase regulatory-like domain-containing protein; the protein is MVQARVSIAGHADIVTDNKGHFFIEGLKPGVYELAIEAQGYEKTVRTIELQIGKTSSLTVGLVVKLPTAQLRGLVRSYAGDALFATISIVPGTLELQTNETGAFETDIEPGVYDVSIKCEGYLKQTRRIKVEEGGVTILNIDMRKGARTRSKHGQN
- a CDS encoding transposase, with the translated sequence MYFTFLRDPLRIDTSNNASERALRPAVSWRKLSFGSRDEHGRLFVQRTLTVVSTLKKQKRSCFAFIKQALLARLHNG
- a CDS encoding M15 family metallopeptidase produces the protein MERFLLVFISHMANFDGLAALNRFFAFFMLLLAMASGCVQSPSDIAMDGELQKDKPKSSDKICELIQDTIGYPLSQIDSFFPFEGVQGQCAALINGAPNVTVLPLVELVALNSTEIQTTLEQQSKAACAVLQQTLSLCKEGSYQQGSEPLVTHKTSCHPNANFHCDRYHPDFAEILGNAELSFTGGLKTTEDSYCTGQVAYETGYSQQIPAQPVQWSCKGDDAETLMQAMEHTESIFAWTVWPLSNITECEESEEDSVFCNQCKVVKALLECVLPNLGPSKECTMPGPENTSGRKYQKTGDYCYRMTQLTGGLGASAHSAGLAFDLNNLSHPLANRNNGNIFSLGDQKAMNIFQTAQVDLPPEFVSILEGCGFEWGGRMNSAEGIPLGCDPMHFQLPAN
- a CDS encoding membrane dipeptidase, with protein sequence MKSYPHHSDAVQTIHAECPAIDLHADPLLWTKFVGYDLNKKHKAPLPHAWFGGHVDVPRLIEGGLGAQFFGLVSLPVLDADLGAAIDQQIDFLRAACDRSDGRLKLVTSAEAFLKQSQHGVAALLGIEGAHCLEGSLSRLEHFAARGVRYLGLLHFSANACGFPAMGFGVNHEQGLTNFGCSVIESCEQQGVIVDLAHINKKGFMQACSIAQKPMYVSHTAVSGVHSMWRNIDDEQLRAVADNGGAVGVIFCPAYLGQDGIPAVVEHLKHIIKVGGESLPALGSDWDGFIRPTQGLEDASKLPHLTQALLDAGMTHALVQKILQRNALRVLQDVPEKQSAIL